Below is a genomic region from Miscanthus floridulus cultivar M001 chromosome 1, ASM1932011v1, whole genome shotgun sequence.
tgtggcgattagtactttcgaataaaagacttgaactctttctcattatcataagcctcatatttatttgtaatttcagattacgtttatctcattcttgcttgtgttctcgattcgcttgcaggaaagccttctcggcgaggtcaatcgcgttcgcgtggttgataaccaacggagcagtggtgtaacggttgcgggggtccggatcagtcttggttcgaagcctagatcgtgaacgtcgagtctccaccaatcgacgctatcatatctttcgaaagatcgggcctagtctacatcagtggTAGTGGGGTCAGGGCAATGTGTGGGAGAAGATGAAACGAGGGAAgaggaaagaaaaggaaaaaagaaaataaaataaataaattgtatTCTGACGGATAGGTCCTATATATGTATTGAGGAAAAGTATTAATGATCTGCTGGAGCATCTCTCCAATAGTAAAAAAAAGCAGTATTTGTGATCGCCAATACCATCTTATTGGGGATGAATTATTGGTGAGGCACTGAGGATGCCCTTGGTAGGACAGTAGACAGCCTAACGTCAACGCTCCTGGCTTACAAAGCTAGCCACACAGCTTCCTCACATTTATCGGTGAAACCAATGGCGGGGAGCCGTCGAAGGCAATGCCGGTGAGCTTCCGCGACGTGGTCTCCGTCGGGTGGACGAGGTCCCAGAACATGTGGTTCGTCCTGTTGGGGCACACCGTGCTCACCCGCCCGCACCGATACATGGCATTGTTATCCCCGAGACCGCAGCACGCTGCTTTCACCTCAGCATAGCCTGTGACGCAGAAATACATAACCTCAGTTCAGTTGGTCATCAAGTCAGAGACTCGGAGAGTGATCGAGAATTAATGTTCACCAAAATCGACTGAAGCAAAAACATCTGCTGGTGCAGTGCTGATTGTACCATACCGTTTGCTTCTGGTTCTTCGATGTACCGCAGCAACGCGGTGTAGCTGTCGAAGAAGGCGTAGTGGAAATCCTGGTGCTGCGTGCTCATGTCGGCGAGGAGGGACCTCACCGCTGCGTTGTACCGAACGGACATGTCGTTGGCGCCGTCGTGGCAGTTCCCGGTGGTGAGGCGGCTCAGCTCCCGCATCAGCGGCACGCACCCGATGGGAGCCGCGCCGACGAAGAAGAGCCTGCGCATCCCGAGGTCGTGGAGCCTCTGAAATAGTCGATCGATCCGCAGTTCGTTCAGCCAGTCGTCAGGGCCTCAGTAGCTGCACACAGAGTCGGCACACACCTGCAGCTGGCGTCTCATGGTCTGCGCCAGCGAGTGGATGAACTCCTGGGGAGGGAGGGAGATTACTGCCGCTACTTCCACCGTCAGCTCGACGCTAGGGGGCAGGGCGCGGAGGATTATGTCGTTGCCGCCGATAGCCACGACGAAGATGGACTTGGACAGATGGGACGTGGCCTGAGGCTGCCTGAGCTGCCGCACAAGGTCTGAATGGACGCTCGAGTAGTCACGCTCAATTTGGTGATCGAAGCTGAAGCACTGGCCCTGCAAATCCAGCATTATATTCAGCAGGAAGGCATGCTCATCTTTGTCGGTCTGTGACTCTGTGTGCAGATGTACTCGATAGAGGTAGATGCATAATATATAGAGCGTCGTATAGCACAGTTTTCCGTTGTGAATAACCTTGTTTGTGAGGTCAAAGACTCCTGCACCACCGGAAGCAAAGTTGACGCCGTTCAGATATGTGGAGTTGCTGCTGCCTGCGGTGTCGCGGATGGAGTGGTAGGCAGGAGGGCTGGCTAGCCCAAGGCTGCCAGCTGAAATTGGTAAAAATTATGCAGCGCATCAGTTTCAGCAGTCCGACTGAGGACTGATACAGTCAACTCCTCAAGAATACTAATTGATGCACAAATCGGAGCTCATTAATCCTCCTGCCAAATTGCTAAGGCACTTCCAATGATAAAAATTATGCACGATGTCCGAGAGAACTACGTCAGCAAAAATTATTTATAGAAAGTATCTCACACAGTGCTAAGTCTTCGCGTAATAAATATTTGActttttttctttctctccttgtcccttcgcctgttcgcttgttggtttcagtcagcccaaatcaaccagccaacagtgtttttctctcacaacaaaccagcaccagccaacctaaaccagcccagaaaccaaccagcgaacatgccgagATCTCTCTCCTCTCGTTCTCTGCCTCCGTTCGTTCGTATCCTTCTGCCTCCGTTCGTTCGTACCAACCAGAGCACGAGACAAGCAGCACACCGCACACGGCGAGCGCACGCGGCAGCCGAGAACCAGCACTAGCACGCGACCGAGCGAGCGCGGCGGCCGTCGGGCGAGCGCACACCTGCACGCGAACGCGCAGCGCGGGCGAGCGGACGCAGCTGGCGAGCATGGCGCGGCTCCGGCGAGCGGACGGCTAGCAGCCTGGGAGGAGCGCGAGGCAAAGGCGGAGCCGAGCAGCCTGGGCGCCGGCGGCGACTACCTGCAGCGACCGCGACCTGCTTGGACCTGCGGCGGCCTGGTCGAGCGACCTGCGGCAGCGGCAGTGTGTCCACTCAGGCCTCGGCACTTCCttgcggcagcggcggcgtccgCGACGACGGCGTGGCCTTCGCGGCAGCGAGCGCGGCCTGCTGCACGGCGGCGGCTTGCGCACCAGATGCGGAGGAGGCTATGGAAACCAGTAGTTTCTCCCCAATGCAATTTTTCTCGTTTCTTCGCGCATTGATCCCCGCGTAGACGTCGTTCCTTGAGGAAGAAACGATTTCTTCATTCTATGCCCTCTCTCCTCGATAACTCCTTTGCCACCTCAGCAGTCAGCACATTGCTAAGCTGTCGGTCTAATTAATAGGGATAGAAACTAGTGCCACTGGGACTGCCCTAACGATGCGAATGCGATTGACAAGTACCAAAATCTAAGGTTCGAGTCAAATGGCCACGAATTAATAAGAACAGCAGACTAACAAGTAACAATAATGCAAATGCATATGCAGCAATTCATACCAAGAAAGTCGACGAAGTTGTAGCCATTGCTGAACCTGCCGGTGGCCTGTTGCCCCGGGTAGTCGATGCCGTTGCGCGGGAAGTTTGCCCTGAGCGGTGACAGCTCCAGGTGGTTGTTGTTCCCGACGTCCGCCTGCGAATCGCCCAGCACGTACAGCGCCGGGACCAGGCCCCCATGGACGAGGACGAGCTCGAGCTCGGCCAAGAAACTAACGCAGAGAAGAAGGCCAGCAGTGGTGGTGCTCAGGATCTTATTACATGAAGAGGGACCCATTTCGCTGTCGCAGCTGATTCAGAATTTCAGGCAACGGAAAGCGCTTCTTCTGATCTCATCTTATACGAATATATATAGTCCTATGGGATGGGAGAGGCAGACGGTCgtagcaaatcaagaatatcttGCCTGCGCGCGCGGCTAGTTGACTTCATAGTTTTGTATCTACCCTTATTCCGCTCATCATGTTAGGATGCATACCTGTGCAGAGAGGGCTAACTGTATCGATATCCGTCGGTTCAGCTGATCCCGAGGAGATAGAGAAGGATGCATGGGCATGGGCGCATGGCTGTAGTATAACTTGCATCCGGACGAACTCCAGACGCCTGCATGCCAGCTGTCTGATATTTATATACGGAAATGCTAGATGCAGGGTTTACCTCGCTCCGCCCCCGGACGCTCATTCGTGGGCCTGCATACCACCTCTCTTCTGCGTCCGCTCGTTTTTTTTATTACGATATCTACGTCCGTCTCTTCCGTTGTGCCGGTTGGATAAGGAAATGAGAAGGAGACGAGAGACTTGCTCCGCACTGTTCCATGCAACGACGGTCGCCCCGCCTGCTCCTGCTCCGTCAGTCGTCCCACTGCTCCTGCTCTGCGGCCCGCTCCGCCGTCGACGGTCACCCAGCGCAGCTCCTTCTCCTACTCCACTGCGCCACCCTGCTACTTCCTGCCGCTGTTTCTGCTTTGTGGCCTGCTCCACCTGACGGCGCAGACACTGCCACGCCCACGTGTAGCGACCGCTCCCTCGGCCGCCAGCTAGCCACTGAGACCGCTGCGCAAGGAGAAGCGTCGGGCCCTAGCACGGAAGCCCTCCAGCCTCGCCTCCTGCTAAGGTTGCGGCGCCCCGATGCAGACAACGGAGGAGGCCGCACAGAGAtacgatgcatgttgcaagctaCATTTCAAacgtttcagatgttttagaggtatgttgcaagtatttcagaaggatattgcaaaagtagacccagatgttgcacatgttgcaatgggctatacacgtatgtttcgagtgtatgttccaaatggtTTATCTATTTTAGACGTACGCTGCAATTGTTTCATTTAGATGttgtatatatatgcaagtgtttcgAGTGTTTCCATacgtatgttttaaatatttcataTTGATGTttacatatgtttgcaatggctgcacacatgttttcaagttttttctggtgttttgtgagtgtttcagatgtatgttgcaagtgttttcatctggatgttgcaaaagtagattcggtgttgcacatgttgcaatgagcGTGAGAAACGGAGAGGGCACCAATGGTCCCTGCCCGGGGTCTCGCGGCGCTGGCATCGTCTAGGCGGCATGGGCCCCGCATGGACGCGCGAAATGAAGGCTCGAGCAGAGGCGCCGTGCTGGAGCGAGCGTAGGAAACAAAGTGCAACGCCCGCGTCCAGGCGCTAGCACTGTCGTTTTATAAACTACCGGCCAAACTTAGCAAAAGGCAATGTAAAGATATTCTAGTAAACTTGTTCTATATTAAGAACGAACTTCATACCTTTAATTTGTATAGGATAGGATAAATAAATAGATAAAAAAAGAAACGATATTGCTTAAAGCAACCAAAGATATAATAATAGAGTCTGTCTACctaacaaccatgtgttttatgcagttttaacgcatgaatttttttacaccatagaattaagatccaacaacctCCATCCTCCTTCTATCTCcagtcttcttctacctccagacaatcacaaatcacaagatcacataTCTACAAATCCACATATCACAATAAACATTTTTTTTCTATGCAAGAACAAGAGGACAAATCGAGTCTCGGGTGGCCGAGGACTACGACTCCGACCAGCGCCTCCGTGTGCTGACGATGACATCCTTTGGTCTCAAGTACAATAAGGTCGGTGAACTGGTGATCTCCCAGTACCGGGCTTACGCATCAATGTCATACCAGACCATGCATATACAGCCGGGCTTACGCACAGACAGTTGAAAAGAGAGAGAGcaaattcatgtgttttttttatgctaaaacacatgtgtgttgtatagcatttctataATAATAATACTCCGTACTGCTCTGTCTGCTTTGATAAAAACATCATCTCAATCTTCTCCGAAAATTTGCACCCCTTCCTTCTTCGTTCTTTGGGCGATTATCTGGAGACAACACATATTAGTTTCCAGCTAGTACGAACTACTTTAAATTAAAGAAACATGATTGATGGTAGTCATGCGGGTCGTGCAACAGCCTTAGCTTCATGCTGGACATCTTTCCAAAATTATTCAGTGCACCATATCATCCAACATACGCGTTCTCATTGGAACAGATAggagtatatatacatatatggcATCTTTTTTCCCAGAGGGAAGGGGACTTGTATCAAATGTTGGCTTATACTtgtgcttatgctgatttattgtgtgagaaaaacattgtttgttagctgaaaagtactgctaaagTAGTTCAGACGATCAGAGGTGCACATGaaaaatctaaaataaaaaaataattatattatatctagattCTTTaatcgccttcttcttcttcttatgccTTTCCTCAAACGTCGTAGCTAAAGTGCACTCCTTACGTCGAATCCGACGAAACCTTAAAATATTGGACATACATGTGGCATCAGCTTGTGAGTCAACTCTAGAGCATGGCGATCCATATTCATATCTCTCGGGaagataaaaaataataaaaatcagcTTGTGAATTAAATATTTATCGATTGCGAAATATATTCGGGCCAAAAGTTTGATTGGCCACATGGGTTGCCTGCCCCACATAAAACAGTGGAATCTCCTAcgactaaaaagaataaagcgtggacatcttttggtgcgatatttgttttggttcgtccgtctgcccacccCATGCGATACCctgcgcgatagaaaaagaaactgtcattcctgcgatccccgcctgctttgaagaaaacaaatcATCACCTGagaccacatgcatggaaggaaacaataatcatgcatagaaggaaacaataagcatgcatggaaggaaacaatcatgcatggaaggaaacaataatcatttactcttttttcaAATAGTGGTCTTCATTTCGGAGCCCTTCATGCAGTTTAATAATGGCTGGGGAGCTAGGCTTGCGAGAACTTACTCTTAATTGGGTTGCTAACTAGGGATGTAGCACTTTAATGGGTGTCTTAGTTGAGTTCTACAATTACCAAAAATTGATGGTCTGATAAGATTGACAATCCTATAACTCTACAGTACCTTTCTTTATTTCAAAAAAAAGGAGGGCAAATGATACTTATGATCGAATccatgttctttttgttgttttgattTGATGCCCACAGTTCACAGCCCACATGTTAACTTTTAGATGTGTTTATAAAGAATCAAAAGGAGTTGGCCTAATGCCAATCTTTCTTGTCGTCTTTTTCATTCTTTATATTTATACTAAGTAGCGTgcacgtgcgttgctacgggataactaacaatttatactaaaaacacacggatcgcacgataagataacaacactgtaaaaattaaataccaacgttaaagtgacatttaatccaaaaagcaaagtttatgaatttaacacagtcacggagtgcgcggcgtcgcaggccaactaactctactttatagatatttccgtgatgcggctaagataatattttatattggtaggaagaaatctctgatattcatttctttcattgtaatccatttacCTGGAgaatgtttgaggtgagggcacggatacagtttttagtagctttgcgatattgtccgaagctataagatgattgatgtcttgcaatgatcctttcattaatttagttttctatctatgtttaattgtttattcagtctattttataggcacgtCGGTAGGTTATGGATGACAAAATTtaagcatccataatttatctctttgactttgagcatgagttttatttttattttttaattgatatattgtccttttgtttttaccgtagcgttagcacggacatGCATAaaaaacgaagatgtctttacactACAGAAATTTTTCAAGAAGATtatgcatagattattcttgtattgaatattatatatatacaatcacctaaatattctaattaaactacaaaattttaaattaggatacgaggtaagacatgcaaacagatatttcaaaactacctatagagtccaaagaacttaataaataaatccttctggaggcaatgtaaattctctctaatctttcatttggtgtagttagtgttatcatagtacccacATGTATTCATAGAACATAAATCGgggacactttttggtgcgatATTTCAGCATGGGTCTATCGTCCTGTCAATATCCTTGAGGCATATCACATAAAGaatgagagtccctctatgagattgctcacaagagactcaaacttatatctgatcatggtaatattgaattgctttgcatcaaaagcatcggcaatgataaacggggacataggttttagtatgcatagtggaggaaaactcaaccttggctttctcagcagcttttctaagcctttgcagtgctaacttatccttactcagatagtcaagaggtgcaccataaaattatgcaccactaagaaaagtgtcaccattggttggcttgacctgaaaaatatgtcgaaattaagaattacaatacctaattcaacatcttagaacagacactcaagtggatatcttattctacaatatatgtctgtgtggaatagtcctaaagccacacatatttatacggtgagtataacatactttgttttaaaattttatgagatattttttaagacacgcagtattatctatgtgacaggcactaatatttacatatatactcgaacctatgtgtacaggcactaatatttacatatatactcgaacctatgtgtacaggattatatagagatgcagcggaacttattcatgaatttattggcgcatgaaagaaatggatatcggagaattctttctgccgatataataTATTATCTTAgtcatatcacgaaaaagtctatacagtatagtttgtgagcctgcgatgccgcgctctccgtgactgtgttaatttcatgaactttgctttttgaattaaatgtcactttaacgtcggtatttaatttaacagtattgttatcttatcgtgcgatccgtgagTTTTtaatacaaaagatttagttgtcccataGCAATGCACGGGTATGCTAcctaatatgtatgtatagatgtAGAAATTCTGGTCTAATCAACTCAGTTAGTCACTTGCGGACGCGGTTGGCTTGTATGAACATGTATGAGAAAGGTCGTTGTGCGTTGTCCTCGGCCGAAACACTGAACAAATGGGTACCGAACTAAGGGAGCAAAGTAAGAAACAAAGGTGGAATAGTGAGTATCCCTAAAAAAAGGTGGAATGGTGCGTGGAATGGTGCAATCAGTGATGCTCTTCCTTATTTATTTATGGGCGACATGATTTTTACTGCTCAGTTTTCAATTTGCGGACCGAAATTCTCCAATACTGACATTAGATTCTAACAATATTTCTTTTTTATCAGGTATAACTTGAACACGCACAGAGGCGAAGCCAGGATAAATCGTTGGGTTCAAGTGGCCGTACTTATATCTCGTTTAGTAGGGCTCTGGCTCTAGCTCTTCGTGCGAAGCAGCTTCTCTAGTGAAGTTATAGCTGTTTTGGAAACCGTTTGACAAAAATAGCTCGCATGACAATTTTGTAATATAGTTTGTATTAGGTTTGTGAAGAGAATccacttttttcggctccggctccTTTATAAAAAACGGCTCATGTTCCTCCGGACTCCTTGCAAGGAGTCCTGTTTAGAGGCTCGTTTGGTCAGGCTCCTTGCGAGGAGCCGCATGAAGCCGGAGTCAGAGCTTTGCCAAACGAGACCTATAGCTTGCGATAATAGTATAATAAAATAACATGCAAACATAACCCTAATAATCGATAAAATAACAAATGACATATCGTGACAAATCACTAGGTGAAAAccgtacggatattttccgacagtattcgagaccgaatccgtttagaggggttcagaTTTGTCCATATCCGAGTTcgaatattcaacatccgataccgtatccatattcgaatactcaaatcacatatttataatGTTGATAttcaatcatatcctatccggtatgattgacactatccgtattcgaatccgaattcgaacagaaatatgaaaacaaatataatatcagtgatatccgtccgtatccgatccgttttcatacTTTGGTTGCTTATTAAATTAGTCGGTGGTCTAATAAGCTTTTTTACATTGACAATTTGCAAGCAGCCATACATAAAAAATCACTAATTTTGTTACTTTAACGTTTTGCTGGAATAAGAAATAGGAGAAAGTTTTTTAATCCAATGCAAGCAACAAAATGACACTTTTGCTTACGATTATATATTAAACCTTGCTATTGTACTCCCGTTTCACCTAGGAGGTAAGATTCAAATAAATCCAAACTCTTGattttttatcattttttaaaTTACACCACAACGTAGACGcccacacacacgcacactcacccctatgagcATCTCTAAAGGATTGAGCCAGTAGATCTCAAGATTCACGAGTCACCATAGGCGTCTCGCTGTCGACGTTGACGTCACCTACCACTAAAAGTCATAGCACCGGTAAATTCTGgaataaattcagaaaaatacgagcacccgtaCCAAGTCAATGACTTGAACCCTAGtgggcaggttccaccacaaggaacccaACCATCAGTTAGAATGCATGCAATAAATAAATAGGAGTAATTAAAATATTTTTCCTTTTAGAAAGAACATCCCCGAAATCTCGGCGCTTAACTCGATCCCTATGCCTCCGTCCGCGTTCTGTTTCCTATTCAGCATTTCCCGTCTCAAGTCCAAGCCACCAGGTGCATTCGCGGACCCAAAGCCAGGCACACAAAGCCTAATGGGTAGGCTTCCAAAATTTACCGTACTAAAGATTTGGCACGTCATGATTTTGGCTATTGTTTGGTTAGCTATTAAAACTTGTCAACATCTCATATTTAGCTTGCCAAACCTATGATAACTTTTTTTACCTAATTTTGGCTGACCAAATTTTTGATATGACAAATTTTAGTTGACCAAGCAAACCCACATACGCGAGAAGCCGAGAAGGCAAGAACGACATCAGTACTGGAGATTAGCGCAAGGTCGTTTGGGTCGGCCGACTCCGACGCGATAAGGTAGATTCGTTCCGGACACACACAGCCCACACACTTCATACTCACACCATACATACATACGTGTGTGCGTTCGTACACACTCAAAGAGGAGATTGGGAGGCTCTCTAGCCTTCAGTGTGTGGGAAACGTGCAGTACCACCAAACGCGCACACGTACGTATATCCTAAATTTTCAggaaaaaaatctagaaaaagaTGCGACACTAGGGTTCTAACCCTAGTGGGTAACGTCTCTGGACTGTCCTACCACTTGACCACGGGTTCATTCACAATTCTAAATATGTTCCTACCCTAGCAGATTGTTTCTTTTGGTTTAAATGAGTCAAAGTCAGATTTGAACCCTCTCTGGCCAGTCATCACCCCTTTAGAGTTCTTCAAGATAACTTCGCAGACTTTTGgaatgtttggtttgaggaacgaGTTAGTCATCATCTACTTATTCCTTACTTTTTTTTATTCATGGAATGGAATAGGTTGTGTATTATCATCCCATTCCTTACAAACTAATAATTAGTACCAGTATAAGCAGAGTCATTTCACCAAATTTAAGGCATTAAGTCATGATGGACCACCTCATTTAGGATGGAGTGATTCCTCCACCCAACACCCTTGGCTTTGGCCTCGCTCATGTAGGGGTCGTGGCCCCTTTGGTCTTCCTAAAAGTGGCTTTGCAGGGACCCTTTGGCTTTATTGCAATGGCCGTGTAGTCGTCTCGGTACGCGCAATGCCACCTTCGTGCCTTGGGATTAACTCACCTACAAGTCAAAATTACTCTCAATCCTCTCCTATCCTTTGATTTTGATAAGAAACGAACAAGGCCTAAAGGAGAAGATATGGGAGGACAAAATCTGTGACGGCATAGGATTTTTTTTTTAGGAATGACGGCATAGGATTTTATTGAAAAGAATCCTAACACTTCATTGGGTGGGATGCATGAATAAACCAAAAAAAAATGCTTTATTTTGATATAAGGTTATAAATTAACAAAAAAATAATAAGACAAGAAAGTGTAAATATTCGTCCACAAAATCGTGTTTAGCTTCTACGGGGTAGGTAAACAAGTGGCTATTTTTATCTATATATACACAGTTTATCCGTATCCGTAGAGAAAAAATAGGGAAAAATCTGCATGTAATAATAAGAATTAAGTTCCTATAGGTGCTGTGCTCCTCTGCGCTCGGCGCCGCGACGGCGGCCGTCACGTCGTAACAATAAAGTTTGATGCATCTATTACAAATACACAAAATAGCACATGTATAATATACTAACAGTTTGAAATATTATGCATCAAAAAAAGTTTATAATCTATATCTATACATAatactaaagaggcaaaatttctgccaCCTATAATTTTTCGTCGAACCTGATCACCAGTACTTTATCCGTATCCAGCCAGGTTTTGTTTCTGTTTCTATCTCTATTT
It encodes:
- the LOC136456819 gene encoding GDSL esterase/lipase At5g55050-like, with translation MGPSSCNKILSTTTAGLLLCVSFLAELELVLVHGGLVPALYVLGDSQADVGNNNHLELSPLRANFPRNGIDYPGQQATGRFSNGYNFVDFLAGSLGLASPPAYHSIRDTAGSSNSTYLNGVNFASGGAGVFDLTNKGQCFSFDHQIERDYSSVHSDLVRQLRQPQATSHLSKSIFVVAIGGNDIILRALPPSVELTVEVAAVISLPPQEFIHSLAQTMRRQLQRLHDLGMRRLFFVGAAPIGCVPLMRELSRLTTGNCHDGANDMSVRYNAAVRSLLADMSTQHQDFHYAFFDSYTALLRYIEEPEANGYAEVKAACCGLGDNNAMYRCGRVSTVCPNRTNHMFWDLVHPTETTSRKLTGIAFDGSPPLVSPINVRKLCG